One Lysinibacillus fusiformis genomic window carries:
- a CDS encoding PTS transporter subunit IIC has translation MKNFINNVLTGMSMGIVVCLIPNALVGEILKLFIPYVPQLEIILNTSVLAMSLLPVVIGAMTGICFKLTPVQTCSVGLAAFVGSGVYTIDAEAGITIAGIGVVINIGITTALAVLFVQFLGNKLKDFTLLLMPALSMFVPGLIGNAILPYVREGSGYVGLIIEHLTTLQPIVMGSFIAMIFSILIISPISTIGVATVIMLSGVGAGAANLGVCASGVGMCIASYKANNIGTAIAHVASAKIQMRNFFMKPKIAFPMILTAGILGALAGLFEIVGTPYSAGFGLGGFVGPLKYLSLVGWTPYSMTLAITLFIVLPILLNVILLRIFSLKFKWITSDDYKVNYE, from the coding sequence AACGCATTAGTAGGAGAGATATTAAAACTGTTTATTCCCTATGTGCCCCAGTTGGAAATCATTTTGAATACTTCAGTTTTAGCGATGAGTCTATTACCAGTTGTCATAGGTGCTATGACAGGGATTTGTTTCAAATTAACACCAGTTCAAACTTGTAGTGTCGGACTAGCTGCGTTTGTCGGTAGTGGTGTATATACTATTGATGCTGAAGCGGGCATTACGATTGCCGGCATTGGTGTGGTTATTAATATAGGGATTACAACAGCTTTAGCTGTGTTATTTGTGCAATTTTTAGGCAACAAATTGAAAGACTTTACGCTGCTATTAATGCCAGCTCTTTCCATGTTTGTACCTGGTTTAATCGGTAATGCGATTTTACCGTATGTACGTGAAGGTTCTGGCTATGTAGGTCTGATTATTGAACATTTAACAACATTGCAACCAATAGTAATGGGTTCCTTCATAGCAATGATATTCTCTATCTTAATCATTTCACCAATTTCTACTATTGGTGTGGCGACAGTTATTATGCTTTCAGGTGTGGGTGCGGGCGCGGCCAACCTCGGTGTTTGTGCATCGGGTGTAGGTATGTGTATCGCTAGCTATAAAGCAAATAATATTGGTACAGCGATTGCGCACGTAGCATCTGCAAAAATTCAAATGCGTAACTTTTTCATGAAGCCTAAAATTGCCTTTCCAATGATACTAACTGCGGGAATCTTAGGAGCGCTGGCTGGTCTATTTGAAATTGTGGGTACACCATATAGCGCTGGTTTTGGCTTAGGTGGGTTTGTTGGACCATTGAAATATCTAAGCTTAGTTGGCTGGACACCATATAGCATGACATTAGCCATAACATTATTTATCGTATTACCTATATTATTAAATGTTATTTTACTACGTATCTTCTCTTTGAAATTCAAATGGATTACATCTGATGATTATAAAGTAAATTATGAATAA